One Bacillus sp. 2205SS5-2 genomic window carries:
- the hutH gene encoding histidine ammonia-lyase: MIELTGSSLTVEAIRQVIEENKLISVSQKSMKKVEKSRIAVEKIVSDGKTVYGINTGFGKFSDVTIDEKDVNMLQLHLIRSHACGVGEPFSTDVAKTMMILRLNALIKGYSGIRSEVIERLVVLINENVIPVIPQQGSLGASGDLAPLSHLALVLVGEGTVFYQGEVKPSSVVLKSLNLEPVELKAKEGLALINGTQAMTAVGIMNYLQAEKLAYQSEWIAAMTMEGLQGIIDAFHPAIHEARGYKEQMDVAKRMRHLLADSQLVTSQGEVRVQDAYSLRCIPQVHGATWQALAYVKEKLEIEANAATDNPLIFDDGETVISGGNFHGQPIAFAMDFLKIAVAELANISERRIERLVNPQLNDLPAFLSPQPGLQSGAMIMQYVAASLVSENKTLAHPASVDSIPSSANQEDHVSMGTIGARHASMIIDNCRRVLSIEGICSLEATEYRGLNKMSSKTKGFWNQARNIVPSIKEDRVFSDDIERLTEWLKMANFPWDSAANFQDTKGGINHDNKHQPQY, translated from the coding sequence ATGATTGAGTTAACAGGAAGTTCATTAACAGTGGAAGCCATTCGGCAGGTTATTGAAGAGAATAAACTGATATCTGTTTCGCAAAAAAGTATGAAAAAAGTAGAAAAAAGCCGGATAGCTGTAGAGAAAATCGTATCAGATGGAAAAACAGTCTACGGTATTAATACCGGGTTTGGAAAGTTTTCCGATGTGACCATTGATGAAAAGGACGTCAATATGCTTCAACTTCATTTGATTCGTTCGCATGCATGTGGGGTAGGTGAACCTTTCTCGACTGACGTGGCGAAGACTATGATGATATTACGTCTAAATGCATTAATTAAAGGATATTCAGGAATTCGCAGTGAAGTCATTGAGAGACTCGTGGTGTTGATAAATGAAAACGTTATACCAGTTATACCACAGCAAGGCTCTCTAGGTGCATCTGGCGATTTAGCCCCTTTATCACATTTAGCTCTCGTCCTTGTCGGCGAAGGAACCGTATTCTATCAAGGGGAAGTAAAGCCATCATCCGTTGTATTAAAAAGCCTTAACTTAGAGCCGGTTGAGTTAAAAGCTAAAGAAGGTTTAGCTCTCATTAATGGCACACAAGCAATGACTGCAGTTGGAATAATGAATTATCTTCAAGCTGAAAAATTGGCGTATCAAAGTGAGTGGATTGCAGCGATGACGATGGAGGGACTGCAAGGAATAATCGACGCCTTCCACCCTGCAATTCATGAAGCAAGAGGCTATAAGGAACAGATGGATGTCGCTAAACGGATGCGTCATTTATTAGCGGACAGTCAACTGGTTACCTCACAAGGGGAAGTTCGTGTGCAGGACGCGTATTCCTTGCGATGTATACCTCAAGTACACGGAGCAACGTGGCAAGCGTTAGCGTACGTGAAAGAAAAACTTGAAATCGAAGCAAATGCTGCAACCGATAATCCACTCATTTTTGATGATGGAGAAACGGTGATCTCAGGAGGGAATTTTCACGGGCAGCCGATTGCGTTTGCAATGGATTTCCTAAAGATTGCGGTAGCAGAGCTCGCCAATATTTCTGAACGTCGAATTGAGCGACTGGTGAATCCGCAATTAAATGATTTACCTGCCTTCTTAAGTCCCCAACCAGGACTACAGTCGGGTGCGATGATTATGCAATATGTTGCTGCTTCTCTTGTTTCCGAAAACAAAACATTAGCACATCCCGCAAGTGTTGATTCTATTCCATCTTCAGCGAATCAAGAGGATCATGTCAGTATGGGCACGATTGGAGCACGTCATGCGAGCATGATTATAGATAATTGTCGTAGAGTGTTGTCCATTGAAGGGATTTGTTCATTAGAAGCAACGGAGTATAGAGGTCTAAACAAAATGTCTTCAAAAACTAAAGGATTTTGGAATCAGGCGAGAAACATTGTGCCAAGCATTAAAGAGGATCGCGTTTTTTCTGATGATATTGAACGGTTAACAGAATGGTTAAAAATGGCGAATTTCCCATGGGATTCCGCAGCTAATTTTCAAGATACTAAAGGAGGAATAAATCATGACAACAAACACCAACCGCAATATTAG
- the hutU gene encoding urocanate hydratase, translating to MTTNTNRNIRAKKGLSLECKGWEQEAVLRMLYNNLDPEVAEKPEELVVYGGIGKAARNWEAFDSIVATLRRLENDETMLIQSGKPVAVFRTHEAAPRVLLSNSVLVPKWANWEHFHELDQKGLMMYGQMTAGSWIYIGTQGILQGTYETFSALAKQHFNESLTGTLTLTAGLGGMGGAQPLAVTMNGGVVIAVDVDETRIQKRLDTKYLDKMTDSLDEAVSMALLAKEKGEALSIGLVGNAAQTHHELLKRGVPIDIVTDQTSAHDPLNGYVPEGMSLLEADKLREKDSALYVKRSSLSMAKHVEAMLKFQENGSIVFDYGNNIRQVAKDEGVENAFDFPGFVPAYIRPLFCEGKGPFRWVALSGDPEDIYRTDRLIKELFPDNEPLQRWIEMAAENVAFQGLPSRICWLGYGERVKMGLAINELVKNGELKAPIVIGRDHLDCGSVASPNRETESMKDGSDAVGDWAILNALVNTAAGGSWISVHHGGGVGMGYSLHAGMVVVADGTELAQSRLERVLTTDPGMGIVRHADAGYEKAEEMAKEQGVDIPML from the coding sequence ATGACAACAAACACCAACCGCAATATTAGAGCAAAAAAAGGACTAAGCTTAGAATGTAAAGGCTGGGAGCAAGAAGCCGTTCTTCGCATGCTGTATAACAACTTAGATCCCGAAGTAGCGGAAAAACCAGAAGAATTAGTCGTCTACGGGGGAATCGGTAAAGCCGCACGAAACTGGGAGGCGTTTGATAGCATCGTCGCAACGCTTCGACGTTTAGAGAATGATGAAACTATGCTTATTCAATCAGGTAAGCCAGTTGCTGTTTTTCGCACTCATGAAGCGGCTCCACGTGTGTTGCTTTCTAATTCTGTTCTTGTTCCAAAATGGGCCAATTGGGAACATTTCCATGAATTAGATCAAAAAGGGTTAATGATGTATGGCCAAATGACCGCTGGTAGCTGGATTTATATTGGCACACAAGGAATCCTGCAAGGAACGTATGAAACGTTTTCAGCACTCGCTAAGCAACATTTCAATGAAAGTCTAACAGGAACATTGACATTAACGGCAGGTCTTGGGGGCATGGGTGGCGCTCAGCCACTGGCCGTTACGATGAACGGCGGAGTTGTCATTGCCGTAGATGTTGATGAGACGCGGATACAAAAACGTCTTGACACAAAGTATCTAGACAAAATGACTGATTCGCTTGATGAAGCCGTTTCAATGGCTTTACTAGCGAAAGAAAAAGGAGAGGCATTGTCCATCGGTCTCGTTGGCAATGCAGCCCAAACGCATCATGAACTCCTAAAACGAGGAGTTCCGATCGATATCGTTACAGACCAAACATCCGCTCATGACCCACTCAATGGCTATGTGCCTGAGGGAATGAGCTTATTGGAAGCAGATAAGTTACGCGAGAAAGATTCTGCCTTATATGTAAAGCGCTCGTCACTATCAATGGCCAAGCATGTAGAAGCGATGTTGAAATTCCAAGAAAATGGGAGCATTGTGTTTGATTACGGAAACAACATCCGCCAAGTGGCCAAGGATGAAGGCGTTGAGAATGCGTTTGATTTCCCCGGCTTTGTTCCTGCCTATATTCGCCCGTTATTTTGCGAAGGCAAAGGTCCCTTTAGATGGGTCGCACTATCAGGTGATCCAGAGGATATTTATAGAACGGATCGCTTAATCAAGGAGTTATTTCCTGATAATGAACCTTTGCAGCGTTGGATTGAGATGGCAGCAGAAAACGTGGCGTTTCAAGGTTTACCTTCAAGAATTTGTTGGTTAGGTTACGGTGAACGAGTCAAAATGGGCTTAGCAATTAATGAATTGGTGAAAAACGGTGAATTAAAAGCCCCAATTGTCATCGGACGTGATCATTTGGATTGTGGTTCCGTTGCTTCCCCTAACCGGGAAACCGAAAGTATGAAAGACGGAAGTGATGCGGTCGGTGATTGGGCTATTTTGAATGCACTTGTTAATACGGCAGCAGGTGGATCTTGGATTTCCGTTCATCATGGTGGAGGAGTCGGTATGGGGTATTCCCTTCATGCAGGAATGGTTGTTGTCGCAGACGGAACGGAGTTAGCCCAATCTCGTTTAGAAAGAGTGTTAACGACGGACCCAGGAATGGGCATTGTTCGTCACGCGGATGCGGGGTACGAAAAAGCAGAAGAGATGGCAAAAGAGCAGGGTGTCGATATTCCAATGTTATAA
- the hutI gene encoding imidazolonepropionase, protein MQCDVLFTNIGQLILPKESTSPLKGEDMKTLTILHDAAIAIRNGIVCWIGSTNDIAMMEANEIVDVKGRLVSPGLIDPHTHLVFGGSREEEMSLKQAGVPYLEILNRGGGIHSTVSATKATSEEELRRKGRFHLERSLSYGVTTLEAKSGYGLDRETELKQLRVIKQLQQESHSTIVATFLGAHAVPKEFKGKEDTFLDEMLSLLDQIQDEELAQFVDIFCETGVFTPEQSKRFLQVAKNRGFSLKIHADEIDSLGGTELAVSLGAASADHLVAASDEGIRALAQSDTVAVLLPGTTFYLGKDAYARGREMIDAGAAVALATDFNPGSCVTENLQLIMSLAALKLKLSPEEIWNAVTINAACAIHQQHEAGVLAVGRKADLVIWEAKNYKYIPYHFGVNHTKTVYKEGKIVWEREKAYEFSLS, encoded by the coding sequence ATGCAGTGTGATGTACTTTTTACAAATATCGGACAACTTATTTTACCAAAAGAGTCAACTTCTCCGTTAAAAGGCGAAGACATGAAAACGTTAACCATTCTACACGATGCTGCGATTGCCATCCGCAACGGCATCGTGTGTTGGATCGGGTCTACAAACGATATCGCAATGATGGAAGCTAATGAAATCGTGGATGTCAAAGGGCGACTTGTTTCACCAGGGTTGATTGATCCACATACTCATCTCGTATTTGGTGGATCACGTGAAGAGGAAATGAGCTTAAAGCAAGCAGGAGTTCCTTATTTGGAAATATTAAATAGAGGCGGCGGGATTCATTCGACCGTATCCGCAACAAAAGCTACGTCAGAAGAAGAGCTACGCCGGAAAGGTCGTTTTCATCTTGAACGAAGTTTATCCTATGGTGTGACAACACTTGAAGCAAAAAGTGGATATGGACTTGACCGAGAGACAGAATTGAAACAGCTTCGTGTGATCAAACAATTACAGCAAGAGTCACATAGTACAATTGTAGCCACTTTTTTAGGTGCTCATGCGGTACCGAAAGAATTCAAAGGAAAAGAGGATACTTTCTTAGATGAGATGCTTTCTCTACTCGATCAAATTCAAGACGAAGAGTTGGCTCAGTTTGTTGATATTTTTTGTGAAACAGGTGTTTTCACCCCAGAGCAATCCAAACGCTTTTTACAAGTAGCCAAAAATCGAGGTTTTTCATTAAAAATTCATGCGGATGAGATTGACTCGCTTGGTGGAACGGAGTTAGCTGTTTCCTTAGGAGCTGCTAGCGCTGATCATTTAGTGGCGGCAAGTGACGAAGGGATTCGAGCTCTGGCTCAATCTGATACTGTCGCCGTTTTACTACCAGGTACGACGTTTTATTTAGGGAAAGATGCTTATGCAAGGGGAAGAGAAATGATTGATGCTGGAGCTGCTGTTGCTCTTGCGACAGATTTTAACCCAGGAAGCTGTGTGACGGAGAATCTCCAATTGATTATGTCACTGGCTGCACTGAAATTAAAACTATCTCCTGAAGAAATTTGGAATGCAGTCACCATAAATGCAGCTTGTGCCATCCACCAACAGCATGAAGCTGGTGTTCTCGCTGTGGGACGTAAGGCGGACCTTGTGATATGGGAAGCAAAGAATTACAAGTACATCCCATATCATTTTGGCGTGAACCATACAAAAACGGTGTATAAAGAAGGCAAAATTGTATGGGAAAGAGAGAAAGCGTATGAATTTTCCTTATCTTAA
- the hutG gene encoding formimidoylglutamase: MNFPYLNPGKSAKFTDRHVKKVAELFTPYQAGSEGEIGVIGLPSSRSSITMSMASDAPVVIRECFQSFTTYSHDQQQQYNSTRFIDFGDVTIHPTSVEETLQRLYVSVKGMLSVNSCPKYLMLGGDHGVSFPSIRAFSEKFGRIGVIQWDAHHDVRNLEDGGRTNGTPFRSLIEGGHIRGEDLIQIGIRDFSNAKAYDEYCSEQGITIHSMNDVDERGIRSIIEEALTELQDRVDMIYLSVDMDVVDQAFAPGCPAIGPGGITSRELLSSVKLASAHPKVKAMDIVEIDPSQDFRKMTSRLAANTVLQYAFR; the protein is encoded by the coding sequence ATGAATTTTCCTTATCTTAATCCAGGTAAATCAGCAAAATTTACTGATCGTCATGTGAAGAAAGTCGCAGAGTTGTTCACACCTTATCAAGCTGGAAGCGAAGGAGAGATTGGCGTCATCGGTCTTCCTTCTTCTCGCTCTTCCATAACGATGAGCATGGCTAGTGATGCCCCGGTGGTGATACGTGAATGTTTTCAATCGTTTACGACCTACTCCCATGATCAGCAGCAGCAATATAACAGTACTCGCTTTATTGATTTTGGGGATGTAACCATTCATCCTACATCTGTGGAAGAAACTCTTCAGCGGCTTTATGTGAGCGTAAAAGGCATGCTGAGTGTAAATTCATGTCCAAAATACTTAATGCTCGGTGGGGATCACGGTGTTAGCTTTCCTTCTATTCGGGCATTTTCTGAAAAGTTCGGTCGCATCGGTGTCATTCAATGGGATGCACATCATGACGTTCGGAACTTAGAAGACGGTGGTAGAACAAACGGGACGCCTTTTCGCAGTTTAATTGAAGGGGGACACATACGAGGTGAAGATCTGATTCAAATTGGAATTCGAGATTTTAGCAATGCGAAAGCGTACGATGAGTATTGCTCAGAGCAAGGAATCACTATTCACTCCATGAATGACGTTGATGAAAGAGGCATTCGTTCGATCATTGAGGAAGCACTTACGGAACTGCAAGATCGGGTAGATATGATTTATTTATCCGTGGACATGGATGTCGTTGATCAAGCATTTGCACCAGGTTGTCCAGCGATTGGGCCAGGTGGTATCACCAGTAGAGAATTGCTATCGAGTGTGAAACTTGCCAGTGCTCATCCGAAAGTAAAAGCGATGGATATCGTCGAAATTGATCCTAGTCAAGATTTTCGAAAAATGACGAGTCGTCTAGCCGCTAATACTGTCCTTCAATATGCCTTTAGATGA
- a CDS encoding DUF4179 domain-containing protein, producing MNIGNANAISVRKNKVKDINSFVNWFDERKKTFYKMALAYLDTPQDIEEVYYQTIIKVHEELHFLTEDVSIEPRVLSIFIENCRRVVKNKQITKLKISEGSSDIELQQTIFHSLQLLEFTYKDPIVLTYLIELPQDEVVHLLQISEETLKMRLLTGIQFLCKEKNVDNHLHGCDGYHEKFLDHLGRKLSRSEKIDLEMHLHNCQACQNQLTSIQDVIFSLISNLDNEKIPPQFMERIKNKVIETERIIRKTKLKRRKLVVGVIGILSLIVYLGVVTNSFTNLYYSWLGWVENEDEQLIAYLKSGLGEPLNLESESNGVKVTIKSAIADEVQTLIYYEIENEVNENLYKIDYFKGVVIENMLDILHHDPLYIPPYSEVPKKKEEKEVYKGRISLPPTIANTETIKLRLTQLEKLILNEPDSKKVANELPHFIQGDWHFNIPVTKHPSTVHSLDLETEIDGIPIKFDKLTIAPTATLIQYSYQNTLKDKRIDFINMAIIDKEKEKVKTDIYRERMYYEPSYENWITYQSIFEPINSEEPKEIKVQFGSLKMFIGDEKIVDIEKSSNFPQTFNYQGSSLSIKEVKIGNPTEISISDELTKDREYERLDIQVSPFNESEEISTRSDGIGVLFDQSGKKIDTDSYHFDQTDQLNQPRHFYTNYNLKVRNVTSNEKIIPNKIKILGYFTTKYLEEIIDIPLD from the coding sequence GTGAACATAGGGAATGCGAATGCCATTTCGGTAAGAAAGAATAAAGTTAAAGACATAAACTCATTCGTAAATTGGTTTGATGAAAGGAAAAAGACCTTTTATAAAATGGCTTTAGCCTACTTAGACACCCCTCAAGATATCGAAGAAGTGTATTACCAAACGATTATTAAGGTACACGAGGAGCTTCACTTTTTAACGGAGGATGTATCCATAGAGCCACGGGTTCTATCCATTTTTATTGAAAACTGTCGGAGGGTAGTTAAAAATAAGCAAATTACAAAATTAAAAATTTCAGAGGGAAGTAGCGATATTGAATTACAGCAAACTATATTTCATTCCCTTCAGCTACTAGAATTCACCTATAAAGATCCAATTGTATTAACCTATCTTATTGAATTACCTCAGGATGAAGTAGTTCACCTTCTTCAAATTTCAGAAGAGACATTAAAAATGCGATTACTTACCGGAATTCAATTTTTATGTAAAGAAAAGAATGTTGATAACCATCTTCACGGCTGTGATGGTTATCATGAAAAATTTTTGGATCATTTAGGAAGAAAACTAAGCCGGTCTGAAAAAATTGATTTAGAAATGCATTTACATAATTGTCAAGCCTGTCAAAATCAGTTGACATCCATTCAAGATGTCATTTTTTCTCTTATTAGTAATTTGGACAATGAGAAAATCCCCCCTCAGTTTATGGAGAGAATCAAAAATAAGGTTATTGAAACAGAAAGAATCATAAGAAAGACTAAACTGAAGCGCAGAAAATTGGTGGTTGGTGTTATAGGTATTTTGAGTCTCATCGTTTATTTAGGAGTAGTCACAAATAGTTTTACAAACCTCTACTATTCTTGGCTTGGATGGGTCGAAAATGAAGATGAACAACTGATTGCATATCTCAAAAGTGGCTTGGGTGAACCGTTAAACTTAGAGTCGGAAAGCAACGGGGTGAAGGTAACCATTAAGAGTGCAATAGCTGATGAAGTTCAGACTTTAATTTACTATGAAATCGAAAATGAAGTTAATGAAAATCTATATAAAATAGATTATTTTAAAGGGGTAGTAATAGAAAATATGCTTGATATTTTACATCATGATCCACTGTACATCCCCCCATACAGTGAAGTTCCGAAAAAGAAGGAAGAGAAGGAAGTGTATAAAGGTCGCATCAGTTTGCCACCTACTATAGCAAATACTGAGACTATCAAACTTAGACTAACGCAACTCGAAAAATTGATACTGAATGAGCCAGATTCTAAAAAAGTTGCCAACGAACTTCCACATTTTATTCAAGGAGATTGGCATTTCAACATTCCTGTAACGAAGCACCCATCCACTGTGCATTCATTGGATTTAGAAACTGAAATTGACGGGATTCCAATAAAATTTGATAAACTAACGATTGCCCCAACAGCAACTCTCATTCAATATAGTTATCAGAATACGCTAAAAGATAAGCGGATTGATTTTATCAATATGGCAATTATTGATAAAGAAAAGGAGAAAGTAAAGACCGACATCTATAGAGAGAGGATGTATTACGAACCATCCTATGAAAATTGGATTACCTATCAATCAATCTTTGAACCGATAAATTCAGAAGAGCCGAAAGAGATTAAGGTTCAATTCGGATCCCTAAAAATGTTTATTGGAGATGAAAAAATTGTTGACATCGAAAAGTCGAGTAACTTTCCTCAAACTTTCAACTACCAAGGAAGTAGCCTATCCATAAAGGAGGTAAAGATTGGGAATCCAACAGAAATCTCGATTAGTGATGAATTAACAAAAGATAGAGAGTATGAAAGATTAGATATTCAAGTTAGTCCTTTTAATGAATCAGAAGAAATTTCAACAAGATCTGACGGAATTGGAGTTCTATTTGATCAAAGTGGTAAGAAAATTGATACGGATAGTTATCATTTCGACCAAACAGATCAACTAAATCAGCCACGTCATTTCTATACAAATTACAATCTGAAAGTCCGTAATGTGACTTCGAATGAAAAGATAATTCCGAATAAAATAAAGATTCTAGGCTATTTTACAACAAAATACCTTGAAGAAATAATCGACATACCTTTGGATTAA
- a CDS encoding RrF2 family transcriptional regulator has protein sequence MGEKVSSTRWFGVALQALIVLASTEEVCPSGVLADKLNSKSAFLRKVLTHLVKADLIQAKEGRDGGYYLLKDPSDITLEKVYDAMKAEPFPKGFFDVESNECFAPTTREALFDLRDDLENWVVEGLKQKTIADLLNKKE, from the coding sequence ATGGGAGAGAAGGTATCAAGCACAAGGTGGTTTGGAGTTGCACTTCAAGCATTAATTGTTTTAGCAAGTACCGAGGAAGTATGTCCAAGTGGGGTATTAGCTGACAAGTTGAACTCAAAATCTGCTTTTTTGCGTAAAGTACTAACTCATTTAGTCAAGGCAGACTTGATCCAGGCAAAAGAAGGACGCGATGGAGGGTATTATTTATTAAAAGATCCCTCTGATATCACGTTAGAAAAAGTATATGATGCGATGAAAGCAGAGCCATTTCCAAAAGGATTTTTCGATGTAGAAAGTAATGAGTGCTTTGCTCCAACCACACGAGAAGCATTATTTGATTTACGAGATGATTTGGAAAATTGGGTAGTGGAAGGGCTAAAACAAAAAACGATCGCTGATTTATTAAACAAAAAAGAGTAA
- a CDS encoding nitroreductase family protein — MTKKTMTKEEYLTKVKSLDTTTEKPKQLQDSDFLTVATERRSVRSYDPTYKMEESEIRELLETATLAPSSSNLQPWRFLVIQDQKDKETLLPIANNQQQVVEASAIIAVLGDLNAYKNAETIYGALVKKGRMTEEIKEMYVNSVIEGYSNFPKERLSKIAMIDGGLVSMQLMLAAKAKGLDTVPMGGYEVDQFIEAFNVPENLEPVMLIALGKGEKAGFEKTRLPLDDILQWNKY, encoded by the coding sequence TTGACTAAAAAAACAATGACTAAAGAAGAATATTTAACCAAAGTGAAGAGTTTAGATACAACGACTGAAAAACCGAAACAACTACAAGATTCAGATTTTCTAACCGTTGCCACTGAACGTCGCTCAGTTCGTTCTTATGACCCAACATATAAGATGGAAGAAAGTGAAATTCGTGAGTTATTAGAAACAGCTACTTTAGCTCCGTCTTCTTCAAATCTTCAACCTTGGCGCTTTTTAGTGATTCAAGACCAAAAAGACAAAGAAACATTGTTACCTATAGCTAATAACCAACAACAAGTTGTCGAGGCATCAGCTATCATCGCTGTACTTGGCGATCTAAATGCATATAAAAATGCTGAAACTATTTATGGAGCGCTTGTGAAAAAAGGCCGTATGACTGAAGAAATCAAAGAGATGTACGTGAATAGTGTAATCGAGGGGTATAGTAATTTCCCTAAAGAACGTTTATCTAAAATTGCCATGATTGATGGCGGACTCGTGTCTATGCAACTGATGCTTGCCGCGAAGGCAAAAGGCTTGGATACCGTCCCAATGGGTGGTTACGAAGTCGACCAATTTATCGAAGCATTTAACGTTCCAGAAAACTTGGAACCGGTGATGTTGATCGCTTTAGGTAAGGGTGAGAAAGCTGGATTTGAAAAAACTCGCTTACCTTTAGACGATATTCTTCAATGGAACAAGTACTAG
- a CDS encoding small acid-soluble spore protein P, translated as MNKNDAKDIRKNAPKGANPGQPAPLSGSHKVKNSKHSRAKHNSSHDM; from the coding sequence ATGAACAAAAATGATGCGAAGGATATTCGTAAAAATGCACCTAAAGGAGCTAATCCTGGACAACCAGCACCGCTAAGTGGTTCTCATAAAGTGAAAAACAGTAAGCATAGTCGTGCTAAGCATAATAGCTCTCACGATATGTAG